A portion of the Oreochromis niloticus isolate F11D_XX linkage group LG10, O_niloticus_UMD_NMBU, whole genome shotgun sequence genome contains these proteins:
- the LOC109203769 gene encoding uncharacterized protein LOC109203769, producing MRGGIGGRGRGARRHHDVPDEIRATLIDHVINHRLTMAEAGRRVQPNVPRSTVSSIIQTFRRENRIGRQPQVGGRRKLLNEQQEREICNMVIANNAITLRQIRNAILLDNVMFQNINSISISTIDRVLKKHQMTMKQIYRVPFERNSDRVKGLRYQYVHRIMALEGNETPHILVFVDEAGFNLAKGRRRGRNIIGHRATVDVPGQRGANITMCAAISERGVATHIPSLGPYNTQKLLNFLDHLYTDLIPENERGVEGPQLPHYVIVWDNVNFHRGPRIRTWFTTHPRMLMEFLPPYSPFLNPIEEFFSAWRWRVYEHQAQDQRALLHAMDAACEDITGDQSRGWLRHSRRFFPRCIARENIRCDVDENLWPDREQRVDGQEDEDGGQEREGDNGDH from the exons ATGCGTGGAGGAATAGGGGGAAGAGGCCGAGGAGCACGGAGGCACCATGATGTCCCAGATGAAATCCGGGCCACCCTTATTGACCACGTTATAAACCATCGCCTCACAATGGCAGAGGCAGGTCGCCGAGTGCAGCCTAATGTGCCTCGGTCTACAGTCTCCTCCATCATCCAAACCTTTCGCAGGGAAAACAG GATTGGACGACAGCCTCAAGTGGGTGGCAGAAGAAAACTTCTAAATGAACAACAAGAACGAGAAATATGCAACATGGTCATTGCAAATAATGCCATCACACTGAGACAGATTCGTAATGCAATCCTGCTAGACAATGTAATGTTCCAAAATATAAACTCTATCAGCATCTCCACAATAGACCGGGTATTGAAGAAACATCAGATGACCATGAAACAGATTTACAGGGTACCATTTGAGAGAAACTCTGACAGAGTGAAAGGGCTGCGGTACCAGTATGTGCAT AGAATAATGGCATTAGAAGGCAACGAAACCCCTCACATCCTAGTGTTCGTTGATGAAGCTGGCTTCAACCTGGCCAAAGGTCGAAGGCGTGGCCGTAACATCATTGGCCACCGAGCCACTGTGGATGTCCCAGGCCAGCGAGGAGCAAATATAACAATGTGTGCCGCTATATCAGAAAGAGGTGTGGCCACACACATTCCCAGTTTAGGGCCCTACAATACACAAAAGCTCCTCAATTTTTTGGACCACCTTTATACTGATCTGATCCCAGAAAATGAGAGAGGTGTAGAAGGACCTCAGCTACCACATTATGTCATTGTGTGGGATAATGTGAACTTCCACCGCGGCCCACGCATCAGAACCTGGTTCACCACCCATCCCCGGATGCTAATGGAGTTTCTTCCACCTTACTCTCCTTTCCTAAATCCAATTGAGGAGTTTTTTTCAGCTTGGAGGTGGAGGGTGTATGAGCATCAGGCTCAAGACCAGAGGGCCCTGCTGCATGCAATGGATGCTGCATGTGAGGACATCACAGGGGATCAATCTAGGGGATGGTTGAGACATTCACGCCGTTTCTTCCCTCGCTGCATCGCACGAGAAAATATCCGTTGCGATGTGGATGAGAATTTATGGCCTGACAGAGAGCAGCGCGTCGATGGCCAGGAGGATGAGGATGGTGGCCAGGAAAGAGAGGGTGACAATGGCGACCACTGA